The Terriglobia bacterium genome segment CCGCCTTCGAGGCGGACTCGACAACCAGCCGGGCATTTGCCCCGCGCGGAATGACGACGCGGCCGTGGGCATCTCGAACCTCGCTGTTCAGTTGTGCAGGTATCATCTGGCCCGGAACAACTTGACTCGAATCGATCGGTTCATTGTTACGCACCCCTATCGCCGTCCCGGCGGGTATGTCAAACGTCCTGGTCTGTATAACAGGCGGCCTGTCCACCGGTTGCGCCACTGCAGGTTGGAGCGCGGCTGATGGTGGAGCAACAACGGGAAGCGCAGGTGGCTGGCTTTGGGGTACTTGAACCGGCGGCGGCGTTGGAGCTGTAGCTGGTCCGGTAGCATCCCCGGATGCAGCTTGCGTGGTTTCCTTCTGGGCACAGGCTACGAAGAGGATCATCAAAACCAGGAGGGGGAAAAGCCGGAGTCGTTGCATGAGAAACCTCCGTTCAGTCCTTCTGATTTCAGTGTACCGCGTATGGGCATCTCGCCGGCGACTACACACTTGACCGACAAGCCTTCGATTCATCCACATAATGTCCTGATACAATGCAGCTCGTGCGAACACCGCATTGGATCATCGCCGGGATCCTCTTTTGGACCCTCCAGTCGTTCCCACAAACACCGACTCAGGCATTTGCCGTGGCGTCCGTGAAATCCAGTGCCCAGGTACTCGGAAAAGACCGGGTGCCATCTCGATTGGTTTTCCAGCCCGATGGTGTGCGCGGACGCAACATGACGTTGAAGGGGATGATTCTCGAGGCGTACCATCTGCTCCCGCATCAGGTCGTGGGAGCGCCGGATTGGCTCGACAGAGATGAATTTGAAGTCGATGCCCGCTCCGGTGACCCTGCATCGCCCGAAGAATTGCGGCTGATGCTTCAGGGATTGATCCGGGAACGATTTGGATTCTCGTTCCACCGCGATACTCGTCAAATGAACGTGTATGCGCTGATTGTAGACAAGGGCGGCCCCAAGATTCGTCCGCTTCCGGACTCTTCGGAAGAGCGCCCGGCTGTCTTTCCAGATTTTCGCGGCGATTTGCAGGACCTTGCCGACCTGATTGGCGCGCAATTCTCGATACCGTCGCCCGGTCCCTCAACGGATC includes the following:
- a CDS encoding TIGR03435 family protein translates to MRTPHWIIAGILFWTLQSFPQTPTQAFAVASVKSSAQVLGKDRVPSRLVFQPDGVRGRNMTLKGMILEAYHLLPHQVVGAPDWLDRDEFEVDARSGDPASPEELRLMLQGLIRERFGFSFHRDTRQMNVYALIVDKGGPKIRPLPDSSEERPAVFPDFRGDLQDLADLIGAQFSIPSPGPSTDPTKPLVGGGPPAPVVDFTGLHGVYEIHLDLKPEATGDMFTSWQRFLQDRCGLRLENRKSPVPVLVVDSAARTPTPN